From the Quercus lobata isolate SW786 chromosome 6, ValleyOak3.0 Primary Assembly, whole genome shotgun sequence genome, one window contains:
- the LOC115994531 gene encoding protein MOS2-like → MMKFSLQSKKPSSSVKPKPIIKPSEDSKQVQFITEFDASSKTTQPKRPIPVIAPIENEWRPHKRMKNLELPISSSAAAAAQPLSFEAAAPDTLDDKTAISYGLTIRNNKTPKSESNGGGVHEQELPPPPPPPPRSGVENMMLQKLRDDLQRLPEDNGFQEFDDTPVEGFGKALLAGYGWKEGRGIGKNAKEDVEIVVQKRHTGKHGLGFVEKVDEPFRFSVGKIVRVIAGRDVGLKGRIVKVLESKSEVVLELSKSEEKVQVRLEHLAELGSKEEEICLKKLREAASNSKKRKMETTTTTTTKTASIKASWLKSHIRVRIISKDLKGGRLYLKKGEVVDVVGPRMCDVSMDESRELIQGVSQDFLETALPRRGGPVLVLYGKHEGVFGSLVSKDLEQETAVVQDGNNHDYVNVRLDQIAEYIGDPTYLGY, encoded by the coding sequence atgatgaaattCTCTCTGCAATCCAAAAAGCCCTCTTCTTCTGTAAAACCTAAACCCATTATCAAACCCTCCGAAGATTCCAAGCAAGTTCAATTCATTACCGAATTCGACGCCTCTTCCAAAACCACCCAACCCAAAAGACCCATTCCAGTAATCGCTCCCATCGAGAACGAATGGAGACCTCACAAACGCATGAAGAATCTCGAACTCCCGATCTCCTCttccgccgccgccgccgcgcAGCCACTCTCCTTCGAGGCCGCGGCACCTGACACCCTCGATGACAAGACTGCCATATCCTACGGCCTCACTATCCGCAAcaacaaaaccccaaaatccGAATCCAATGGCGGCGGCGTCCACGAACAAGAACTGCCGCCTCCGCCTCCGCCTCCGCCTCGCTCGGGTGTGGAGAACATGATGCTACAGAAGCTGAGGGATGATTTGCAGAGGTTACCTGAagataatggttttcaagagtTTGATGATACGCCGGTTGAGGGTTTCGGCAAGGCTTTGCTCGCCGGATACGGATGGAAAGAAGGGAGAGGGATTGGGAAGAACGCTAAAGAGGATGTTGAAATTGTTGTACAGAAGAGACACACTGGGAAGCACGGGTTAGGGTTTGTCGAGAAGGTGGACGAGCCATTTAGGTTTTCTGTTGGGAAAATTGTTAGAGTAATTGCAGGGAGAGATGTGGGTTTGAAGGGTCGAATCGTTAAGGTCTTGGAGAGTAAGTCTGAGGTTGTTTTGGAGCTCTCTAAGAGTGAAGAGAAAGTGCAAGTTCGACTCGAACATCTTGCTGAATTGGGGTCTAAAGAAGAGGAGATTTGCttgaaaaaattgagagaagCAGCATCAAATTCGAAAAAGAGGAAGATGGAGACAACCACAACGACAACGACAAAGACCGCTAGCATTAAGGCTTCTTGGCTTAAGAGTCACATTCGGGTTAGGATAATTAGCAAGGATTTGAAAGGGGGAAGATTGTACTTGAAGAAAGGGGAGGTTGTGGATGTAGTTGGACCGAGAATGTGTGATGTATCGATGGATGAGAGTAGGGAGTTAATCCAAGGTGTGTCACAAGACTTTCTTGAGACTGCACTGCCTCGCCGTGGGGGACCTGTTTTGGTTTTGTATGGTAAGCATGAGGGTGTGTTTGGAAGTCTTGTTAGCAAGGATTTGGAACAAGAAACTGCTGTGGTTCAGGATGGCAATAACCATGACTATGTAAATGT